A window of Microbispora hainanensis genomic DNA:
GGGTCGGCGGAGAGGTGTTCACGTCACGCACCGTAGGACTGTGTGTCACTGAATGACGAGCATTCAGTCCGGTGTGTCGCGAGATCGTCAAAGCTCTTCATGTAATTCGATCCCGTGCGAACGCGCGATTTCCACAGGCCAGCGCGTGCGGGCCGCTACCGGTGGGCCAGCGGCGGCCGGGGCGGGAGGGACGGGATCCGCTTGCTCATGGCGATGCCTCCGGTGACACGGTTTCTGTCGAGTGCCACCGAGCATCACAGCGCCCGCTAGTGATCGGCTTGTCCTTCGATTGCAGCCGGCCGTACGCCGGCTCCTAACCGGGGCTGGACTCGCTGCGGCGGGCGGCCGAGTTCATGGTGCGGCGCCACTGGACGAGCAGTCCGCGGGGCACGTCCTCCACGGTCAGCGCGTAGCAGATGTGGTCGCGCCAGGCGCCGTCGATGTGCAGCTGACGCCGGCGGATGCCCTCCTCGCGGAACCCGAGCTTCTCCACGACCCTGCGGCTGGCCTGGTTCTCCGGCCGGATGTTGGCCTCGAGGCGGTGTAAACCGGTCGTGAAGAAGCAGTGGTCCACCGCCATGGCGAGGGCGGTCGGGATGATGCCCCGCCCGGCGAGCGCGCCGTCGACCCAGTAGCCCACCTGGGCGGAGCGGGCCGATCCCCACACGATCGCGCCCACGGTGAGCTGCCCGGCGAACCGCCCCTCGTACGTGACCACCCAGGGCATGGCCATGCCCTGGCGGGCCTCGCGGCGCAGCGTGCCGACCATCGAGACGTACGGCCCGAGACCGGTGCGGAACAGCGGGGTCTCGGGGTTGCTCGGCTCCCACGGGCGGAGCCATTCGGCGTTGCGCAGCCGGGTGTCGCGCCAGTCACGGACGTCACGCAGGCGCAGCGGCCGCAGCCCGACGGGCCCCTCGGCCATGGTTGCCGGCCAGCCGCGAAGTCGATCCATTCGTCAATCATCCACCGGAACACGGTCAACGCGCCACGCGGGACGCGCCGCGGTCTCGGCCGGCTGCTCAGCGGGCATGATCGCCGCCGTGGATCTGGTCCACGACATGGGCCAGGATCGGGGTCAGCACGGCCATGCCGTCCCGTACGCCGCCGGAGGACCCGGGCAGGTTGACCACCAGAGTCGTGCCCGCCTGCCCGGCGAGACCCCGGGACAGGATCGACGCCGGCACCTTCTCCCGGTTGACCTGACGGATGGCCTCGGCGATGCCGGGAATCTCCCGGTCGAGCACCCGGCGGGTCATCTCCGGGGTGAGATCGAGGGGCGTCACCCCGGTGCCGCCCGTGGTGACGATCACGTCGTAGCCCGCGGCGACGCCCTCGCGCAGCGCGGCCTCGACGGCGTCGCCGTCCGGGATCACGCGGGGCCCGTCCACCTGGTCGCAGCCCGCCTCCTTGAGCAGGCCGGCCAGCAGCGGCCCGGACCTGTCCTCGTAGACGCCCGCGGACGCCCTGTTGGACACCGTCACCACCAACGCGCGCACGCCTTACTCCTGTCCGGGCCGGGTCCAGTGGCCCGTCTTGCCGCCCGTCTTCTCCTCGACCCGGACGTCGCTGATCACGGCCGCCGGGTCCACCGCCTTGACCATGTCCACCAGTGCGAGCGCCGCGACGGTGACGGCCGTGAGCGCCTCCATCTCGACGCCCGTCCTGTCGGCCGTACGGACCCGGGCGGTGATCTCCACCCCCTCGTCCACGACGGCGAGGTCGACCTTCACGCCGGTCAGGGCGATCGGGTGGCACAGCGGCACGAGGTCGGGAGTGCGCTTGGCGCCCATGATCCCGGCGATCCGCGCCACGCCGAGCGCGTCGCCCTTGGGCACGTCACCCGCGCGGAGCACGGCCACCGCCTCGGGCGACAGCAGCACGCGCCCGGTCGCGACGGAGGTGCGCGCGCTCACGTCCTTCTCGGAGACGTCCACCATCCGGGCGGCGCCCGACTCGTCCACGTGAGTCAGCTTCGCAGTGCCGTCATTCACAGGGGTATCACCTCCACCTCGGCGCCCTCGGGCAGCGAGGTCTCGTCCTCCGGCACCACGATCAGCGCGTTCGCCCCGGCCAGCGCCGCGAGCTGGTGCGAGCCCTGCCCGGTCACCGGTGCGACGCTCTCGCCCGTCAGCACGGCCCGCAGGTACGACCGCTTGCCCGCCGGGGACCGCACCGGCCCGGTGAGGGCCGCGCGCGCGGTCGCGGGCGGCCCGGCCGGAAGGCCCTGCATCGCCCGCAGGGCCGGCTTGACGAAGAGCACGAACGACACGAACGACGAGACCGGGTTGCCGGGCAGCGTGAAGATCGGCACGCGGTCGGGCCCCACGACGCCGAAGCCCTGCGGCATGCCCGGCTGCATGGCGACCTTCTCGAAGGTCACCGTGCCCAGCGGCGACAGGGCCTCCTTGACCGGCTCGTACGCCCCCATGGAGACGCCGCCGCTGGTGATCACGGCGTCGGCCCGCACGAGCTGGGCGTCCAGCGTGTCCATGAACTCCTTGGGGTCGTCGGTCACCGAACCGGCCCGGAACCCCTGCGCCCCCGCCTCGCGTACGGCGGCGGCGAGCATGAAGCTGTTGGACTCCCAGATGCGGCCCGCGCCCAGCGGGGTGCCGGGCTCGCTGAGCTCGGCACCCGTGGACAGCACGACCACCCTCGGCCGGGGCCGCACCAGCACCCGGCGGCGGCCCACCCCGGCGAGTATGCCGATCTGGGCGGGCCCGATCCTGACGCCCTCGCGGAGCACCACGTCGCCCGCCCGCACGTCCTCGCCCGCCCGCCTGATCGCGTTGCCGGGCGGGGCCGGCCTGTCGATCCGTACGCGGGCGGTGCCGCCGTCGGTCCACTCCACCGGAACGACGGCGTCGGCGCCGGTGGGCACGGGCGCCCCGGTCATGATGCGGGTGACCAGGCCGGGGCCGAGGGCGTTCAGCCCGCCGTCCCCCGCCGCGACGTCCCCGATCACGGGCAGCGTGACGGGCGCGGCGGCCACGTCCTCGGCCCGTACGGCATAGCCGTCCATGGCCGAGTTGTCGAACGGCGGCAGCGGGACGGGCGAGGCGACGTCCTCGGCCAGCACGGCGCCGAGGGCGGCCTCGATCTCGACCTCCAGCGGTGCGAGCGGTCGCACCACCGCGAGGATGTCGGCGAGATGGCGGTCGACGGGT
This region includes:
- the moaC gene encoding cyclic pyranopterin monophosphate synthase MoaC, coding for MNDGTAKLTHVDESGAARMVDVSEKDVSARTSVATGRVLLSPEAVAVLRAGDVPKGDALGVARIAGIMGAKRTPDLVPLCHPIALTGVKVDLAVVDEGVEITARVRTADRTGVEMEALTAVTVAALALVDMVKAVDPAAVISDVRVEEKTGGKTGHWTRPGQE
- a CDS encoding MogA/MoaB family molybdenum cofactor biosynthesis protein; its protein translation is MRALVVTVSNRASAGVYEDRSGPLLAGLLKEAGCDQVDGPRVIPDGDAVEAALREGVAAGYDVIVTTGGTGVTPLDLTPEMTRRVLDREIPGIAEAIRQVNREKVPASILSRGLAGQAGTTLVVNLPGSSGGVRDGMAVLTPILAHVVDQIHGGDHAR
- a CDS encoding GNAT family N-acetyltransferase → MDRLRGWPATMAEGPVGLRPLRLRDVRDWRDTRLRNAEWLRPWEPSNPETPLFRTGLGPYVSMVGTLRREARQGMAMPWVVTYEGRFAGQLTVGAIVWGSARSAQVGYWVDGALAGRGIIPTALAMAVDHCFFTTGLHRLEANIRPENQASRRVVEKLGFREEGIRRRQLHIDGAWRDHICYALTVEDVPRGLLVQWRRTMNSAARRSESSPG
- the glp gene encoding gephyrin-like molybdotransferase Glp — its product is MKPVDRHLADILAVVRPLAPLEVEIEAALGAVLAEDVASPVPLPPFDNSAMDGYAVRAEDVAAAPVTLPVIGDVAAGDGGLNALGPGLVTRIMTGAPVPTGADAVVPVEWTDGGTARVRIDRPAPPGNAIRRAGEDVRAGDVVLREGVRIGPAQIGILAGVGRRRVLVRPRPRVVVLSTGAELSEPGTPLGAGRIWESNSFMLAAAVREAGAQGFRAGSVTDDPKEFMDTLDAQLVRADAVITSGGVSMGAYEPVKEALSPLGTVTFEKVAMQPGMPQGFGVVGPDRVPIFTLPGNPVSSFVSFVLFVKPALRAMQGLPAGPPATARAALTGPVRSPAGKRSYLRAVLTGESVAPVTGQGSHQLAALAGANALIVVPEDETSLPEGAEVEVIPL